GTTCGCCGCAAGGCGAACTCATAACTCGCCCGAAGGGCGATCATAACTGTAAACTCTAAACTCAATCAGTTTACAGTTTACAACTATGATGCCGCCTGCGGCGGCAGTTATGATGCTCGCTTCGCTCGCAGTTTGCTTTGACCTGCGGTCAAAGCAATCCGCGCATAGCGCGTTCCGCTATCCTCGCGCGCTGTTCGCGGGTAAGACCCGCCATGCCGCCGGTGAGCACGGCGCCTCCGGGGCGCGCCCCGTTCTCGTTCGGGCGCAATCCGCGCAGACGGACGCCGTCCAGCGCACGCGCTTCCGCTTCCGCGGCCGCGGAAACGCGTATCGCTTCTCTCACCTGCGGCATATGCGTCGCCTCATAGGCGGTGCGGAGGCCGACTCCGGCGCGAAGCAGACGGCCGAAAGCCGGCTCCTTCGCGGCGGCGGCGAGGTCGAAGGCGGGGTAGTCCTTCTTCAGCTCCTCCGCTCCCGCGGTCCATTCGGCGTAGAGCGCCTCCGCCTCGTCCGCGAGCCGCGCCGACCGCGCCGCGAAGGTCACGGCAAGCCCGCGTCCCCCGTCCCCGCGCGATCCGCTTCCCGCGCCGTCCCCGCCCGCGCAACCTCTGTCATCCCGAGGAGGCGCGGCCGACGAGGGATCCCCCTCCCTTTCCGGACGGCTGCTTGCGGTGTGGGATTCCTCGCGCTCCGCGTTCGGAACGACAGGCGCTTTCGCGCCGCCTCTGTCATCCCGAGGAGGCGCAGCCGACGAGGGATCCCCTTCCCTTTGCAGACGGCTGCTTGCGGTGTGGGATTCCTCGCGCTCCGCGCTCGGAATGATAGACGCTTTTGCGCCGCTTCCGCTCACGCCCGCGGAAATGGTTTTTTCCTCCATAAAAATCCTCTCTTTCGTACCGTTTCCTCTTGCATTTTTCAGCATATAGTGGTAGACTAATTATATATGTGCAATATGTGCGATAATCGCGTTCAAGGAGAATGCTTATGAGAGCTGCCAGACACGCCCGGACCGGCGTCAAAAAACTTCCGACCGAACTCATCACGCTGCTTTTCATGCCGGCGGCGGTGTTGTTTCTCGAGCTTTGGTTCCGACTCTATTTCGTTTCCGCGCAGGCGGGCGGATTTTTCGACTTCATCGGCCGCTTCTTCGGCGCGGGACTCTGGCTGTCGATCTTCTTCTCGGTCGCGGCGGGGATATTCTTCACGATACTCAGCACCTTCTTCTCGCGGAAGGTCAACCGCCGCATCGCGCTGGTCATACTCGGCATAATCACCGTCTACTTCTGCGTTCAGGCGGTCTACTACCACGGCTTCGGCACGATACTGAAGATCACGCTCGCCGCGGACACCGGCGCGGAGGCGGTGACGCAGTTCGCCGGGAACACGGTGAACTACACCCTCCAGATGCTGTGGTTCATATTCTTCTCGTTCATACCCTTCGCGGCGCTCTTCGTCTTCGGCCGCAGCTGGAAGGCGAAACGCGCTCACGGCGAGACCTGGCACAAGCTCTTCGACAAGCCGCTCATCCGCTATGAGAAATACCCGATCCCCGCGAAGGCGGTGCTCGCCGTCGTCATGGCGGTCATACAGCTCATCCCGTGGGGACTGATAATGATGACAAACAAGACGACCGGACTGCGCGCGCAGTACACGAGCGCCTTCGAGCACACGCTGGCGGCCGAGAAGTTCGGCCTGCTGACGACGGCGCGGCGCGAGCTCGCGATCGCCATCGGCGGCACGAAGGACGTCATCATCCTGCCCGAAGGCGGCGGCAGCGAAGGCTCCGCGCAGGGCAGCGGCAGCAACGAAGGCCCCGTCTACGCGCCCAACGTCATGGACATCGACTTCGACGCGCTCATCGCAAGCGAAAAGGACTCCGACGTCAAGAAGATGCACGAGTACTTCAAGAGCCGCACCCCGACGAAGCAGAACGCCTACACCGGACTCTTCAAGGGCTACAACCTCGTGATGATAACCGCGGAGGGCTTCTCGCCCTACGCGATAAGCAAGGAGCTGACCCCGACGCTGTATAAGATGCAGACCGAGGGCTTCCGCTTCCCGAACTTCTACACCGCGGGC
This Clostridia bacterium DNA region includes the following protein-coding sequences:
- a CDS encoding sulfatase-like hydrolase/transferase, with protein sequence MRAARHARTGVKKLPTELITLLFMPAAVLFLELWFRLYFVSAQAGGFFDFIGRFFGAGLWLSIFFSVAAGIFFTILSTFFSRKVNRRIALVILGIITVYFCVQAVYYHGFGTILKITLAADTGAEAVTQFAGNTVNYTLQMLWFIFFSFIPFAALFVFGRSWKAKRAHGETWHKLFDKPLIRYEKYPIPAKAVLAVVMAVIQLIPWGLIMMTNKTTGLRAQYTSAFEHTLAAEKFGLLTTARRELAIAIGGTKDVIILPEGGGSEGSAQGSGSNEGPVYAPNVMDIDFDALIASEKDSDVKKMHEYFKSRTPTKQNAYTGLFKGYNLVMITAEGFSPYAISKELTPTLYKMQTEGFRFPNFYTAGYDDTITGEFVHTTGLIPSNEVANNLKKVKNNYLPFTMGAQFQKLGVYTYGYHPHTYTYYGRNETHPNLGLNAYKGRGGGVVDGKESSKYALELEHPRYWPESDLEAVQASFNDYAGKNDDKPFFAYYMSVSGHKDYYFEDNMMSWKNRELVKDLPYCEEDRAYISCNIELDRAMEWLMAELQKTGELDTTVFCITPDHKPQMLTDAQVEEMAGRKLDGEFEIYRSVFLLYCAGYKDAPEITAPANSVDIIPTVSNLFGFEYDSRLLFGRDLLDPTAEPIITLRTRSWISDKGRYNFRTKTFEPAAGVNFPSQQSIDNYVERVNNVVSNKFRMSHNVIFKDYYRKVFKK